One Actinoplanes missouriensis 431 DNA segment encodes these proteins:
- a CDS encoding MaoC family dehydratase, producing the protein MTTTVNGLDGLKALVGQSLGSSEWLEITQERVNTFADATDDHQWIHVDVERAGQGPFGGPIAHGYLTLSLVIPLFSSMLTVEGVTMGLNYGLEKVRFPSPVKVGSKIRLTATVLKVEEVAGNGVQSTFDFTVEVDGSSKPACVAQPVFRHYV; encoded by the coding sequence ATGACCACGACAGTGAACGGCCTCGACGGACTGAAGGCGCTCGTCGGCCAGTCGCTCGGCTCGTCCGAGTGGCTGGAGATCACCCAGGAGCGGGTGAACACATTCGCCGACGCCACCGACGACCACCAGTGGATCCACGTCGACGTGGAACGGGCCGGCCAGGGACCGTTCGGCGGGCCGATCGCCCACGGCTACCTCACGCTGTCGCTGGTGATCCCGCTGTTCAGCTCGATGCTGACGGTCGAGGGCGTCACGATGGGCCTGAACTACGGCCTGGAGAAGGTGCGCTTCCCGAGCCCGGTCAAGGTCGGTTCCAAGATCCGCCTGACCGCCACGGTGCTCAAGGTCGAGGAGGTGGCGGGCAACGGGGTGCAGAGCACGTTCGACTTCACCGTCGAGGTGGACGGCTCGTCGAAGCCGGCGTGCGTGGCCCAGCCGGTCTTCCGGCACTACGTCTGA
- a CDS encoding alpha/beta fold hydrolase — translation MAELSYDRRGAGPPLVLIHGIGSHWQVWSPLLDEVSRHRDVIALDLPGFGASPPFPAPAAAPPAGSSPAGSSSAGSSPAPSPAPPAEPAAGSVAWFADQVVAFLRGLGIESFEAGGNSLGGGIALELGRRGAASRVTAFSPVGFWNTPGRLWCQAVVTAARTGATRLAPALPGIMNSRAGRSAFCAPFYGRPANLPAGDALSGARALAAAPGFPRTRDAFSGLRPWTYAGMGELSRIPVTIAWGTRDAVLPYRTQARRARMILPAARHVPLPGCGHLPFADDPSRCAALLL, via the coding sequence ATGGCAGAGCTCTCCTACGACAGGCGCGGCGCCGGGCCGCCCCTCGTGCTGATCCACGGCATCGGCAGCCACTGGCAGGTGTGGTCGCCCCTCCTGGACGAGGTGTCCCGCCACCGCGACGTGATAGCCCTCGACCTGCCCGGCTTCGGCGCCTCCCCGCCCTTCCCCGCGCCCGCGGCGGCACCGCCCGCCGGGTCCTCGCCCGCCGGGTCCTCGTCCGCCGGGTCCTCACCCGCGCCTTCACCGGCCCCGCCCGCTGAGCCGGCCGCCGGGTCGGTGGCCTGGTTCGCTGATCAGGTCGTCGCGTTTCTGCGCGGCCTCGGCATCGAGTCCTTCGAGGCGGGCGGCAACTCGCTCGGCGGCGGCATCGCCCTGGAGCTGGGCCGGCGCGGCGCGGCGAGCCGGGTCACCGCGTTCTCCCCGGTCGGTTTCTGGAACACGCCGGGCCGCCTCTGGTGCCAGGCCGTGGTGACCGCGGCCCGCACCGGCGCGACCCGCCTCGCGCCCGCCCTGCCCGGCATCATGAACTCCCGCGCCGGCCGTTCCGCGTTCTGCGCCCCGTTCTACGGCCGTCCCGCGAACCTGCCCGCCGGCGACGCCCTCTCCGGCGCCCGGGCTCTGGCCGCGGCGCCCGGGTTCCCTCGGACCCGGGACGCGTTCAGCGGACTGCGCCCGTGGACCTACGCCGGCATGGGCGAGCTGTCCCGCATCCCGGTGACCATCGCCTGGGGCACCCGCGACGCCGTCCTGCCCTATCGCACGCAGGCCCGCCGCGCCCGCATGATCCTCCCGGCCGCCCGCCACGTCCCGCTCCCCGGCTGCGGCCATCTCCCGTTCGCCGACGACCCGTCCCGCTGCGCCGCCCTGCTCCTCTAG
- a CDS encoding SIR2 family NAD-dependent protein deacylase, which yields MADIVQAAKLLGDARRVVVFTGAGISAESGVPTFRDALTGLWERFDAQSLATPQAFQDQPDLVWGWYEWRRHRVSTVSPNPGHRAVAAIESRVPSTVVITQNVDDLHERAGSRDPVHLHGSLFAPRCSGCGEAVALPPATAEPDAGRRVQPPACVRCHGLVRPGVVWFGEALPEAALEAAARAASACDVLLTVGTSGMVYPAAEIPRIAARAGAAVIQVNPHATPMDSVALVNLRGSAGRILPELVTKAWPDAATADPAAAPS from the coding sequence ATGGCCGACATCGTTCAGGCCGCGAAACTGCTGGGCGACGCCCGGCGGGTGGTGGTCTTCACCGGCGCCGGCATCTCGGCGGAGAGCGGCGTACCCACCTTCCGGGACGCGCTCACCGGCCTGTGGGAACGCTTCGACGCCCAGTCGCTCGCCACGCCACAGGCGTTCCAGGACCAGCCCGACCTGGTCTGGGGCTGGTACGAGTGGCGCCGCCACCGGGTCAGCACCGTGTCCCCGAACCCCGGGCACCGGGCCGTGGCCGCGATCGAGAGCCGCGTCCCGAGCACCGTGGTGATCACTCAGAACGTCGATGACCTGCATGAACGTGCCGGATCACGGGATCCGGTGCATCTGCACGGCAGCCTGTTCGCACCCCGCTGCTCGGGTTGCGGCGAAGCCGTCGCATTGCCGCCCGCCACGGCGGAGCCGGACGCCGGCCGAAGGGTGCAGCCGCCGGCGTGCGTACGGTGCCATGGTCTTGTTCGTCCGGGTGTGGTGTGGTTCGGCGAGGCGCTGCCGGAGGCGGCGCTCGAAGCCGCGGCCCGCGCCGCCTCCGCGTGCGACGTGCTGCTGACCGTCGGCACATCCGGGATGGTCTATCCGGCGGCCGAGATCCCACGCATCGCGGCCCGGGCCGGCGCCGCCGTCATCCAGGTCAACCCGCATGCCACGCCGATGGATTCGGTGGCCCTGGTCAACCTTCGCGGCAGCGCCGGCCGGATCCTGCCCGAGCTTGTCACGAAGGCGTGGCCCGACGCGGCAACGGCCGATCCCGCAGCGGCGCCTTCCTGA
- a CDS encoding DUF3237 domain-containing protein produces the protein MLELPDPRLALAFEARVDVAASLDIGDGLQFTPITGGTVSGPRLSGRVLAGGGDWSTTRGQVTALDAHYLLEADDGAVIDIRNRGFWRASPEVEARVEAGEDLPETHYYYRTSPVFSTSAPDHAWLASTVFVGLARGERGQVCIRFFEVL, from the coding sequence ATGCTCGAGCTCCCCGATCCCCGGCTGGCCCTCGCCTTCGAGGCGCGGGTCGACGTCGCCGCGTCGCTGGACATCGGTGACGGCCTGCAGTTCACCCCGATCACCGGCGGTACGGTGTCCGGCCCCCGCCTGTCCGGGCGTGTGCTGGCCGGTGGTGGCGACTGGTCCACGACGAGGGGCCAGGTCACCGCCCTGGACGCGCATTACCTGCTGGAGGCTGACGACGGCGCGGTGATCGACATCCGGAACCGCGGCTTCTGGCGGGCGTCCCCTGAGGTGGAGGCGCGGGTGGAGGCGGGTGAGGATCTGCCGGAAACGCACTATTATTATCGGACTTCTCCGGTTTTCTCGACTTCTGCGCCCGACCATGCCTGGCTCGCGTCGACGGTGTTCGTCGGGCTGGCCCGCGGGGAACGCGGCCAGGTCTGCATCCGCTTCTTCGAGGTGCTCTGA
- a CDS encoding SDR family oxidoreductase: protein MSMDLNGIDLGGRVAVVTGSGRGLGLAYAKALAAAGASVVINDVDPAVVDAAVAEVPGSVGVAAAVGSAETADRLVGAAVDAFGRLDVLITNAGILRDRVLWKMSDEDFDAVIGVHLRGTFTCARAAAIRMREQGDGGRLILISSPAGQRGNFGQTNYAAAKAGIAAMARTWALELGRAGITVNAVVPVAATEMTKTIPAFAPVIEEAERTGAPFPAWLRRDEGLGTVEDVTGLIVFLASEASKGVTGQAIGIGGDRLALWSHPAEKNVAFADGGWSAAAIADSWATGVGATPETYGIPAPKAPQ from the coding sequence ATGAGTATGGATCTGAACGGCATCGATCTGGGTGGCCGGGTCGCGGTCGTCACCGGGAGCGGGCGCGGTCTCGGCCTCGCCTACGCCAAGGCGCTCGCGGCTGCCGGCGCGTCCGTTGTGATCAACGACGTGGACCCCGCGGTGGTGGACGCCGCGGTCGCCGAGGTGCCCGGATCGGTCGGGGTGGCCGCCGCGGTGGGCAGCGCGGAGACCGCGGACCGGCTGGTCGGCGCCGCGGTCGACGCGTTCGGGCGGCTGGACGTGCTGATCACGAACGCCGGGATCCTGCGCGACCGGGTCCTCTGGAAGATGTCCGACGAGGACTTCGACGCGGTGATCGGCGTGCACCTGCGCGGCACGTTCACGTGTGCCCGCGCCGCCGCGATCCGGATGCGCGAGCAGGGGGACGGCGGGCGGCTCATCCTGATCTCGTCGCCGGCCGGGCAGCGGGGCAATTTCGGTCAGACCAACTACGCGGCGGCGAAGGCGGGCATCGCCGCGATGGCCCGGACGTGGGCGCTCGAACTCGGTCGCGCGGGCATCACCGTCAACGCGGTCGTGCCGGTTGCCGCCACCGAGATGACCAAGACCATCCCGGCGTTCGCGCCGGTGATCGAGGAGGCCGAGCGGACCGGCGCGCCGTTCCCGGCCTGGCTGCGCCGTGACGAAGGGCTCGGCACGGTCGAGGACGTCACCGGGCTGATCGTCTTCCTCGCCTCGGAGGCGTCGAAGGGCGTCACCGGCCAGGCCATCGGCATCGGCGGGGACCGGCTGGCGCTCTGGTCGCACCCGGCGGAGAAGAACGTCGCGTTCGCGGACGGCGGCTGGAGCGCCGCGGCCATCGCCGACAGCTGGGCCACCGGCGTCGGCGCGACCCCGGAGACCTACGGCATCCCGGCGCCGAAGGCCCCGCAATGA
- a CDS encoding amidase family protein, producing the protein MPASEIAAGVRAGRFTASAVVEAHLTRIAAVNPSVNAVTVTLDARARSCAAALDDRIASGHEAGPLGGVPITVKENIDLTWSATTSGLPFAAGAVPAANATFVDRLLAAGAIPVGRGNMPDIGLRWDTDNDLFGRTINPWDPARVPGGSSGGDAVAVATGMAAAGIGNDYGGSLRLPAHAAGIVALRPSAGRVAGPSRIVEPLPMSLQQMAVNGPLARSVDDLDLLFGVMHGADDGDPLSVTVPHLSEYNGIRRAAVTVDPAGWGVDPVVAGAVRSAADALAAAGWEVEEVSPPAVDRCATLWRQLSSTENAPMLLTPGVFPGPLSEGTVRYFRDNIAGVELLDTSAAYQGAWAERFVHAAAWRAFHARYPVVVGPVTTQAMPPIGYDLSGPAAATELWRSHRLLVTANFLGLPAVAVPTGVAELPGAAEMSGVAAPAGTAAAAGTAGPGGRRPLGVQVIAGLNGEHVALAAARDIEAAFPAVTPINPS; encoded by the coding sequence ATGCCGGCATCTGAGATCGCGGCCGGCGTGCGTGCCGGGCGATTCACCGCGTCCGCCGTGGTCGAGGCGCACCTGACCCGGATCGCCGCCGTGAACCCCTCGGTCAACGCGGTCACCGTGACCCTCGACGCCCGCGCCCGCTCGTGCGCGGCCGCCCTGGACGACCGGATCGCGTCCGGTCACGAGGCGGGACCGCTCGGCGGTGTGCCGATCACCGTGAAGGAGAACATCGACCTCACCTGGTCGGCGACCACCTCCGGGCTGCCGTTCGCCGCCGGCGCTGTCCCCGCGGCCAACGCCACGTTCGTCGACCGGCTGCTCGCGGCCGGGGCGATCCCGGTCGGCCGGGGGAACATGCCGGACATCGGGCTGCGCTGGGACACCGACAACGACCTCTTCGGACGGACGATCAACCCGTGGGACCCGGCGCGCGTGCCGGGCGGGTCCAGCGGCGGGGACGCGGTCGCCGTCGCCACCGGGATGGCCGCGGCCGGGATCGGCAACGATTACGGCGGGTCGCTGCGGTTGCCGGCGCACGCGGCCGGGATCGTGGCGCTGCGGCCGTCGGCGGGACGGGTGGCGGGGCCGTCGCGGATCGTGGAGCCGTTGCCGATGTCGCTGCAGCAGATGGCGGTGAACGGGCCGCTGGCTCGCAGTGTGGACGATCTGGATCTGCTGTTCGGGGTGATGCACGGGGCGGACGACGGTGACCCGCTGTCCGTGACGGTGCCGCACTTGTCGGAATATAACGGTATTCGTCGGGCGGCGGTGACGGTGGATCCGGCGGGCTGGGGCGTCGACCCCGTCGTCGCCGGCGCCGTGCGGTCGGCGGCCGACGCCCTCGCCGCCGCCGGGTGGGAGGTCGAGGAGGTGTCGCCGCCCGCCGTCGACAGGTGCGCCACCCTGTGGCGGCAGCTCTCCTCCACCGAGAACGCGCCGATGCTGCTCACGCCGGGGGTGTTCCCCGGGCCGCTCTCCGAGGGGACGGTCCGGTACTTCCGGGACAACATCGCCGGGGTGGAGCTGCTCGACACGTCCGCGGCGTACCAGGGGGCCTGGGCGGAGCGTTTCGTGCACGCGGCGGCGTGGCGGGCGTTCCACGCCCGGTACCCCGTCGTGGTCGGTCCGGTCACGACGCAGGCCATGCCCCCGATCGGGTACGACCTGAGCGGCCCGGCCGCGGCGACCGAGCTCTGGCGCTCCCACCGCTTGCTGGTCACCGCCAACTTCCTGGGCCTCCCGGCCGTCGCCGTCCCGACGGGGGTGGCCGAGCTGCCCGGGGCGGCCGAGATGTCCGGTGTGGCCGCGCCCGCCGGGACCGCCGCGGCCGCCGGGACGGCCGGTCCGGGCGGGCGGAGGCCGCTGGGGGTGCAGGTGATCGCCGGGCTGAACGGTGAGCATGTGGCGCTGGCGGCGGCCCGGGACATCGAGGCGGCGTTTCCCGCGGTGACCCCGATCAACCCGTCCTGA
- a CDS encoding 4-hydroxyphenyl-beta-ketoacyl-CoA hydrolase: protein MSPENGTPATTTSAHEHAVNLDDLVALDVHTHAEVSRDGRGSLSPALLGASEDYFAAHGHRQPTIAETAAYYRSRRMAAVVFTVDAEHATGHPRISNEEIAEDCAEHADVLIPFASVDPYKGRAGVREARRLVEEYGVRGFKFHPSIQGFAPDDRLAYPLYQAIEELGAVALFHTGQTGIGAGVRGGGGIRLKYSNPMLVDDVAVDFPDLRIILAHPSFPWQDEALAVATHKEHVHIDLSGWSPKYFPPQLVRYANSLLQDKVLFGSDYPVLTPDRWLADFEKLDIKPAVKPKILKTNAARLLFPAMRTENEK, encoded by the coding sequence ATGAGCCCCGAGAACGGCACCCCGGCGACCACGACGAGCGCGCACGAACACGCCGTCAACCTGGACGACCTCGTCGCCCTCGACGTGCACACGCACGCCGAGGTCAGCCGCGACGGCCGCGGGTCACTGAGTCCGGCCCTGCTCGGCGCGTCCGAGGACTACTTCGCGGCGCACGGCCACCGGCAGCCCACGATCGCCGAGACCGCCGCCTACTACCGGTCACGCCGGATGGCCGCGGTGGTCTTCACGGTCGACGCCGAGCACGCCACCGGGCACCCGCGGATCTCGAACGAGGAGATCGCCGAGGACTGCGCGGAGCACGCCGACGTGCTCATCCCGTTCGCGAGCGTCGACCCGTACAAGGGCCGTGCCGGTGTTCGTGAAGCGCGCCGCCTGGTCGAGGAGTACGGCGTCCGCGGTTTCAAGTTCCACCCGAGCATCCAGGGCTTCGCGCCGGATGACCGGCTCGCCTACCCGCTCTACCAGGCGATCGAGGAGCTCGGCGCGGTCGCGCTCTTCCACACCGGACAGACCGGGATCGGCGCCGGGGTCCGCGGGGGCGGCGGGATCCGGTTGAAGTACTCGAATCCGATGCTCGTCGACGACGTCGCGGTGGACTTCCCGGACCTGCGGATCATCCTGGCTCACCCGTCGTTCCCCTGGCAGGACGAGGCGCTCGCCGTCGCCACCCACAAGGAACACGTTCACATCGACCTGTCCGGCTGGTCGCCCAAGTACTTTCCGCCGCAGCTGGTCCGGTACGCGAACAGCCTGCTGCAGGACAAGGTGCTGTTCGGCTCCGACTATCCGGTCCTCACCCCGGACCGCTGGCTGGCCGACTTCGAGAAGCTCGACATCAAGCCCGCCGTGAAGCCCAAGATTCTCAAGACGAACGCCGCCCGGCTGCTCTTTCCCGCAATGAGAACGGAGAACGAGAAATGA
- a CDS encoding acyl-CoA synthetase produces MNDHGLGSWPGRRAAMSPGRTALIFEDRPVTFAALYERICRLASALRRDGVKRGDRVAYLGPNHPSFVETMFATHMLGAIFVPLNVRLTEPEIAYQLEHSGAVALIHAAPTTARTPIQMDLSGYDGYVAAGTPDPMDEPVDLGDVACILYTSGTTGHPKGATLTHGNIVWNCYNLLVGVDVAADEVTLVSAPLFHVAALNQCLLPTFLKGGTSVIMPGWDVDGCFDLIARHRVTWMFGVSTMYAGLSRSPRWPTADLSSVRSLMTGGASVPEALIRAYQERGLAFCQGYGMTETAPGATFLEARESREHAGSAGLPVFFADVRCAAPPGEPGEVLVRGPNVTPGYWNDPVATAAAFEPGGWFRSGDLAVVDERGHFRIVDRTKDMYISGGENVYPAEVEAAIFEHPGVAEAAVIGVPDEKWGEVGRAFVVPGAGFDLAPADVPAFLAGRLAKYKIPVYVDIVDDLPRTGSNKVRKAPLRDRPLPRRATPS; encoded by the coding sequence GTGAACGACCACGGACTCGGGTCGTGGCCGGGGCGCCGGGCGGCGATGTCGCCCGGCCGCACGGCACTCATCTTCGAGGATCGGCCCGTCACGTTCGCCGCCCTGTACGAGCGGATCTGCCGGCTCGCCTCGGCGCTGCGCCGGGACGGGGTGAAACGCGGTGACCGGGTCGCCTATCTCGGGCCCAACCACCCGTCCTTCGTGGAGACGATGTTCGCGACGCACATGCTCGGCGCGATCTTCGTACCGCTGAACGTGCGGCTCACCGAGCCGGAGATCGCCTACCAGCTGGAGCACAGCGGCGCGGTGGCGCTGATCCACGCGGCGCCGACGACGGCGAGAACGCCGATTCAGATGGATTTATCAGGCTATGACGGGTACGTCGCGGCGGGGACGCCGGACCCGATGGACGAACCCGTCGACCTCGGCGACGTGGCCTGCATCCTCTACACCTCCGGCACCACCGGCCACCCGAAGGGCGCCACCCTCACCCACGGCAACATCGTCTGGAACTGCTACAACCTGCTGGTCGGCGTCGACGTGGCGGCCGACGAGGTGACGCTGGTCAGCGCGCCGCTGTTCCACGTGGCGGCGCTCAACCAATGCCTGCTGCCGACGTTCCTCAAGGGCGGCACCTCGGTGATCATGCCGGGCTGGGACGTGGACGGCTGCTTCGACCTGATCGCCCGTCACCGCGTGACCTGGATGTTCGGCGTCTCCACGATGTACGCCGGGCTCAGCAGATCACCCCGCTGGCCGACCGCCGACCTGTCGTCGGTGCGCAGCCTGATGACCGGCGGCGCCTCCGTTCCGGAGGCGCTGATCCGGGCCTATCAGGAGCGGGGCCTGGCCTTCTGTCAGGGGTACGGGATGACCGAGACCGCACCCGGAGCGACGTTCCTGGAAGCGCGGGAGAGCCGGGAGCACGCCGGTTCGGCGGGGCTGCCGGTGTTCTTCGCGGACGTCCGGTGCGCCGCGCCGCCCGGTGAGCCGGGTGAGGTGCTGGTGCGCGGGCCCAACGTGACGCCCGGTTACTGGAACGATCCGGTGGCGACGGCCGCCGCGTTCGAGCCGGGTGGTTGGTTTCGGTCCGGGGACCTGGCGGTCGTCGACGAGCGGGGGCACTTCCGGATCGTCGACCGGACCAAGGACATGTACATCTCGGGCGGGGAGAACGTCTATCCGGCCGAGGTGGAGGCGGCGATCTTCGAGCATCCCGGTGTGGCGGAGGCGGCCGTGATCGGCGTTCCGGACGAGAAGTGGGGCGAGGTGGGGAGGGCTTTCGTCGTACCCGGCGCGGGTTTCGATCTTGCGCCTGCGGATGTGCCGGCGTTTCTGGCCGGGCGGCTGGCGAAATACAAGATCCCGGTCTATGTGGACATCGTCGATGACCTGCCGCGCACCGGGTCGAACAAGGTCAGGAAGGCGCCGCTGCGGGATCGGCCGTTGCCGCGTCGGGCCACGCCTTCGTGA
- a CDS encoding CocE/NonD family hydrolase translates to MSVSFTRTGPGPISPDATQHMVRMRDGVRLATDVYQPSSARPGPAILTRLPYDKSGEYTFMPRIAAYFTARGYRFVVQDVRGKFRSEGETLLFVNEAYDGYDTLDWVAAQDWSDGKVGMWGDSYYGFTQWAAASTGHPALRAMVPRVTGTRLGELPVLEPGRRAHDVEMSVHRFYPLSMFHDRDILDWEIDWSRRPLAAQVEEFFTAVGSRSASYDLWFPYPVSLRRFPAGSPFDAPAVPVLMTIGWWDNCAPWQWSDHREIAARPAWARTAYLLLEAIDHENNSHFAPGVPNTDPSFLPRYLDPAVEFFDVFLRGEDRELPRVRWQLAGSGDASFRTGSQWPPARAYPRKWRLAGGEAAVGDAPGGTLGPSPSPSGSPSGPPSGRPSGSPEPEPDVVAWTHDAADPVPSPVRDAFAYLAERPDERDLAARPDVLVFSSEAVTAPLDLVGPVRLDAVARSDGPEMDLFARLLDVAPDGSARLIARGQQTIIDPGTAFAVTIDMGHLGYRLAAGHALRLTVASSDAPEFVPAPGTGEHRWLAGKTVPNRQWLHLGSTSLTVSVLED, encoded by the coding sequence ATGAGCGTCTCGTTCACCCGGACCGGTCCCGGCCCGATCTCGCCGGACGCCACCCAGCACATGGTCCGGATGCGCGACGGGGTGCGGCTGGCGACCGACGTCTACCAGCCCTCTTCTGCTCGTCCCGGTCCGGCGATCCTCACCCGGCTTCCCTATGACAAATCCGGCGAGTACACGTTCATGCCGCGGATCGCCGCCTACTTCACGGCTCGTGGCTACCGCTTCGTGGTGCAGGACGTGCGCGGCAAGTTCCGGTCCGAGGGCGAGACGCTGCTCTTCGTCAACGAGGCCTACGACGGGTACGACACCCTGGACTGGGTGGCCGCCCAGGACTGGTCGGACGGCAAGGTCGGGATGTGGGGCGACTCGTACTACGGGTTCACCCAGTGGGCGGCGGCGTCGACCGGGCATCCGGCGCTGCGGGCGATGGTCCCGCGGGTCACCGGCACCCGGCTCGGCGAGCTGCCGGTCCTCGAGCCCGGCCGGCGCGCCCACGACGTGGAGATGTCGGTGCACCGGTTCTACCCGCTGTCGATGTTCCACGACCGGGACATCCTGGACTGGGAGATCGACTGGTCGCGGCGGCCCCTCGCGGCGCAGGTCGAGGAGTTCTTCACCGCGGTCGGCAGCCGGTCCGCCTCGTACGACCTGTGGTTCCCCTACCCGGTCAGCCTGCGGCGGTTCCCGGCCGGCAGCCCGTTCGACGCGCCCGCCGTGCCGGTGCTCATGACGATCGGCTGGTGGGACAACTGCGCGCCGTGGCAGTGGTCCGACCACCGGGAGATCGCGGCGCGGCCCGCCTGGGCGCGCACCGCATACCTGCTCCTGGAGGCGATCGACCACGAGAACAACAGCCACTTCGCACCCGGCGTCCCGAACACCGACCCGTCGTTCCTGCCCCGCTATCTCGACCCGGCGGTGGAGTTCTTCGACGTGTTCCTGCGCGGGGAGGACCGGGAACTGCCTCGCGTCCGGTGGCAGCTGGCCGGGTCCGGGGACGCGTCGTTCCGCACCGGCTCCCAGTGGCCGCCTGCTCGGGCGTACCCCCGGAAGTGGCGCCTGGCCGGCGGGGAAGCGGCCGTGGGTGACGCACCCGGCGGAACCCTCGGACCCTCGCCCTCGCCCTCGGGTTCGCCGTCGGGTCCGCCGTCGGGTCGGCCGTCGGGTTCGCCGGAGCCGGAGCCGGACGTGGTCGCCTGGACGCATGACGCGGCGGATCCGGTGCCGTCGCCGGTCCGGGACGCGTTCGCGTACCTCGCCGAGCGCCCCGACGAGCGGGACCTCGCCGCGCGCCCGGACGTGCTGGTGTTCTCGTCGGAGGCGGTCACGGCGCCGCTCGATCTCGTCGGACCGGTGCGTCTCGACGCGGTGGCACGGTCGGACGGTCCGGAGATGGACCTCTTCGCCCGGCTGCTCGACGTGGCGCCGGACGGGTCCGCTCGGCTGATCGCTCGCGGACAACAAACCATCATCGATCCCGGTACGGCCTTCGCCGTCACGATCGACATGGGTCATCTCGGCTATCGGCTCGCGGCAGGGCATGCGCTGCGGCTGACGGTGGCGTCCAGTGACGCGCCGGAGTTCGTGCCGGCGCCGGGGACGGGGGAGCACCGGTGGCTGGCCGGCAAGACGGTTCCCAACCGGCAGTGGTTGCACCTCGGGTCGACGTCCTTGACTGTTAGTGTGCTGGAGGATTGA
- a CDS encoding MarR family winged helix-turn-helix transcriptional regulator — protein sequence MHEQGVTAMPSMLYLVKQLELAVRARLDEVVRSSGITALQYTALTVLERHDGLSAAQLARDSFVTAQSMADMVRALESRGLIRRERNTGNRRELLIRLTPEGRALLAAVSEPVSELESRMTSTMTPARTADFRQSLITAWQSLT from the coding sequence GTGCACGAACAAGGGGTGACCGCCATGCCGTCGATGCTCTACCTCGTCAAACAGCTTGAGCTGGCAGTCCGCGCCCGGCTCGACGAGGTGGTCCGGTCGTCCGGCATCACCGCGTTGCAGTACACGGCGCTGACCGTCCTCGAACGCCACGACGGCCTGTCCGCCGCCCAGCTGGCCCGCGACTCGTTCGTCACCGCCCAGTCGATGGCCGACATGGTCAGGGCCCTCGAGTCCCGAGGCCTGATCCGCCGCGAACGCAACACCGGCAACCGCAGAGAACTCCTCATCCGCCTCACGCCGGAGGGCCGAGCCCTGCTGGCAGCGGTCAGCGAGCCGGTGTCCGAGCTGGAGAGCCGCATGACCAGCACCATGACCCCCGCCCGGACAGCCGACTTCCGCCAGTCCCTGATCACCGCCTGGCAGTCCCTGACCTGA
- a CDS encoding TetR/AcrR family transcriptional regulator has translation MGRPSMAAERTEQIMQATGRCLRKSGLAGTTLERVAEESGLSRSHVRHYVGNRDDLLRGFAGWLYTGYQAEFIDRIAAAPDREKLAIMMDYLFSSGFLPISDDDTVIRELITAGIADAGIRSTMQGHYTRAIQAVEDAIAAEHPDVASGARRTVAYGLWCLAMGNSMMAELQLPVASGGLVRTAAEALLEKVSHTSPPGTASSPAAAPMR, from the coding sequence ATGGGACGCCCGAGCATGGCGGCCGAACGGACCGAACAGATCATGCAGGCCACCGGCCGGTGCCTGCGGAAGAGCGGCCTGGCCGGCACCACGCTCGAACGGGTCGCGGAGGAGTCCGGGCTGAGCCGCAGCCACGTCCGGCACTACGTCGGCAACCGGGACGACCTGCTGCGCGGCTTCGCGGGCTGGCTCTACACCGGCTACCAGGCGGAGTTCATCGACCGGATCGCCGCCGCCCCCGACCGGGAGAAGCTGGCGATCATGATGGATTACCTGTTCAGCAGCGGGTTCCTGCCGATCAGCGACGACGACACGGTGATCCGCGAGCTGATCACGGCGGGTATCGCCGACGCGGGCATCCGGTCCACCATGCAGGGTCACTACACGCGGGCGATCCAGGCCGTCGAGGACGCGATCGCCGCCGAGCATCCGGACGTGGCGTCCGGGGCGCGGCGCACCGTCGCCTACGGACTGTGGTGCCTGGCGATGGGCAACTCGATGATGGCCGAGCTCCAGCTCCCGGTCGCGTCCGGCGGCCTGGTCCGGACCGCCGCCGAGGCGCTCCTGGAGAAGGTCAGTCACACCTCACCGCCCGGGACGGCGTCCAGCCCGGCCGCGGCACCGATGCGATGA